CGGCACCGGAGACGTCGCCCTTGAGCACCAGGTTGAGCGTGTCGACCTTGCCGGCCTCGAGGTGCTCGGTGAAGTCCTCGAGGGAGACGCGCTTACGACGCTTGGCCAGCATCGCGGCACGCTCGGCGGCCTCCCGCTTGTCGGCGATCTGCCGGGCGGTGCGGTCGTCGGGCGCGACGAGGAAGCTGTCCCCGGCTCCCGGGACCGACGTGAGGCCGAGGACCTGGACCGGCCGCGCGGGACCGGCCTCGGTCAGGGACTCACCGTGCTCGTCGAACATGGCCCGGACACGGCCGTGGGCGGTGCCGGCGACGATCGCGTCGCCGACGTGCAGGGTGCCCGATTCCACGAGCACCGTGGCGACCGCTCCGCGGCCCTTGTCGAGGTTCGCCTCGATGGCGACGCCGCGGGCGTCCTTGTCGGGGTTGGCCCGCAGGTCGAGGGCGGCGTCGGCGGTGAGCAGGACGGCCTCGAGGAGGTCGTCGATGCCCGTGCGCTGCTTGGCGGAGACGTCGACGAACATGGTGTCGCCGCCGTACTCCTCCGCCACGAGGTTGTACTCGGTGAGCTGCGCCCGGATCTTGTCCGGATTCGCGTCGGGCTTGTCCACCTTGTTCACCGCGACGACGATCGGAACGTTCGCCGCCTGTGCGTGGTTGAGCGCCTCGACCGTCTGGGGCATGACGCCGTCATCGGCCGCGACCACGAGGATCGCGATGTCGGTCACCTGGGCGCCGCGGGCACGCATGGCGGTGAACGCCTCGTGACCGGGGGTGTCGATGAAGGTGATCGCGCGTTCGAGGCCCTCGTGCTCGGCGTGGACCTGGTAGGCACCGATGTGCTGGGTGATGCCACCGGCCTCGCGGGTCGCCGTGTCGGTGTGACGGATGGCGTCCAGCGTGGCGGTCTTACCGTGGTCGACGTGGCCCATGACCGTGACGACCGGCGGGCGCGCCTGCAGGTCCTCGTCGGTCTCGGCCGCCTCTTCCGCCTCGAGGTCGATGTCGAAGCTCCCGAGGAGCTCCTTGTCCTCCTCCTCCGGCGACACGATCTCGATGACGTACCCGAGTTCGCTGCCGAGGGTCTGGAAGGTGTCCTCGTCGAGGGACTGCGTGGCGGTGGCCATCTCTCCCAGGTGGAAGAGCACCTGCACCAGGCTCGCGGGGTTCGCGTCGATCCGGTCGCCGAAGTCCATGAGGGACGCGCCGGCGCGGATGCGGATGACGGTCGAACCGTTCCCACGGGGAACCTGGACGCCGCCGATCGACGGCGCGGACTGCTGTTCGAACTCCTGCCGCTTCGCGCGCTTCGACTTGCGCCCGCGAACCGGACGGCCGCCGGAACGACCGAACGCTCCCTGCGTGGAGCCACGGCCACCGCGACCGCCGCCGCGGCCACCGAAGCCGCCGCCACCACCGGGACGACCGGGACCGCCGCTGCGACCGCCGCCGCCGCCGGCACCGCGACCGGCACCGCCGCCGCGACCGCCACCGGCGTTCGTGGCACCCGGGCGGCCCACACTCGAGCGGCCGGGCATCATGCCGGGGCTCGGGCGCGGCCCGCCGGGACGGGGTCCCGCCGCTCCGGCTCCGGCACCCGTGCCACCCGCTCCACCGGCGCCACCGGGGCGAGGACCTGGACGCTGCCCCGGACGGGGCATGCCCTGGCTCGAGGCGAACGGGTTGTTCCCCGGGCGAGGCGCGCCGGGGCGCGGTCCGCCACCGGAGCGGCCGCCGCCGCCGGGACGCTGCCCCGGACGGGGCATGCCCTGGCTCGAGGCGAACGGGTTGTTCCCCGGACG
The window above is part of the Pseudactinotalea sp. HY158 genome. Proteins encoded here:
- the infB gene encoding translation initiation factor IF-2, with the translated sequence MSRVRVHELAKELGVDSKTVMAKLEQLGEFVKSASSTIEAPVQRRLREAFPDQPAAAPAKKKTPKATPAEKPATAGAAAAPTKPATSSEPSGQSAPPTPSGSAPADAEAPAAPKPGAVKAGAVKPGPKAPEPAAPVPPVPGPKAPEPAAPAQSAPAQPSAPATPAAPVAKPAAGETPAAPSDQGEAAARPAPRPGPKPAPKPAGRPGNNPFASSQGMPRPGQRPGGGGRSGGGPRPGAPRPGNNPFASSQGMPRPGQRPGPRPGGAGGAGGTGAGAGAAGPRPGGPRPSPGMMPGRSSVGRPGATNAGGGRGGGAGRGAGGGGGRSGGPGRPGGGGGFGGRGGGRGGRGSTQGAFGRSGGRPVRGRKSKRAKRQEFEQQSAPSIGGVQVPRGNGSTVIRIRAGASLMDFGDRIDANPASLVQVLFHLGEMATATQSLDEDTFQTLGSELGYVIEIVSPEEEDKELLGSFDIDLEAEEAAETDEDLQARPPVVTVMGHVDHGKTATLDAIRHTDTATREAGGITQHIGAYQVHAEHEGLERAITFIDTPGHEAFTAMRARGAQVTDIAILVVAADDGVMPQTVEALNHAQAANVPIVVAVNKVDKPDANPDKIRAQLTEYNLVAEEYGGDTMFVDVSAKQRTGIDDLLEAVLLTADAALDLRANPDKDARGVAIEANLDKGRGAVATVLVESGTLHVGDAIVAGTAHGRVRAMFDEHGESLTEAGPARPVQVLGLTSVPGAGDSFLVAPDDRTARQIADKREAAERAAMLAKRRKRVSLEDFTEHLEAGKVDTLNLVLKGDVSGAVEALEDALLKIDVGDEVALRIIHRGVGAITQNDVNLATVDSAVILGFNVRTAERVAELADREGVEIKYYSVIYQAIDEIESALKGMLKPEYEEAQLGSAEVRQVFRSSKVGSIAGSIVRSGTIKRGTKARLLRDGVVLADNLTISSLRREKDDVTEVREGFECGIGLGHRDIVEGDVIETFEMREIPRD